TTTTGTAGTAGTTGTATGTCTTAGCATTAGCTTTAACATCAACATTTTTTTCTTTCATTGCATTAGCTACAATTGTGTCAGCCTTAGCTGCATAAGCCTTGCTAGGAGTTGTAAGCTTAATAACATTTATATCTGTAAAGTAATTATCTTTGTTTGCCATATTATCTAATATGTCTCCAAACTTAGTTACTTCCTTAGGCTTAAACTCATCTTTCTTTGGTGCTGAAGTAGCTGGTGTGTTTGCGTTTTGTTTAGTATCACTAGTATTGCTTTTGCTGCAGGCAGCTAATGAAAATACTAATACTGATGCAAGAATAACTGATAAGAATTTTTTCATTCGAACCCTCTCCTTTTATATAAAATATGTACATGCTTATTATAACACGTTTCACAAATTATTCAATATTTATAACATTTTTTATTCTGATTTTTACAAATCTGCAACTTTCTATTCATACCCATTAATTAGGTGTAAAACAAATCCTTCAACATTATCCACACCCCCTGTTAATAAGCTGTTAATTTTATGTGAGTTATGTCTCTTCAAGCATAGATTTCTATAAAAATTGTGTACACAAAAAATTCAAGCAATATATATTGTAGATAACCCAACAAAATATATTGCTTTATAAACATTATCCACAATTATGTGGATAACCTGTGTGTAATTTTTTGAAAAGTTTATTTTACTGAAGTTTTCCTTTTATAATGAGTCTGTGCGTTGCAACTCGTATAGGTGTGCAGGTAACGAGAGTTATTGTAGCATCCTTAGTCTTATCAAGTACTGATACTTCAGTAGGTTCTACAACCTTTTTTTCGTAAACTCTATATGTAAATTCACCTTTTTTAGTTTTCACGGTAATATCATCACCAATGTTAAGCTCGTCCAACCTATTGAAATACTCGCTATAAGTATAACTTCTATGCCCAGCCACTGCAAAATTACCCTTTTCTCCAGGCATGGCAGTTCCTTCAAAATGCCCCACTGCATATTTTAAAGTATTATTGTCTATACCTTCACCAACTGCAACCTTTAAATCTATTTTGGGGATTTTGATTATGCCAATTGCAGCATTTACATCTTCTGAAGGAGGTTTTGCATTTGGAGATGCTTCTATTTCAGAAGATTGAGCATTTTCATTTCCAAGATCTTCATCAACCTTTTGAATAGTTTTCTCAAAAGCCTCCAACATGGCCTGCTGTTGCCTATTGGCGCTATATCTCATAAATAATGCACTTCCTATAATACTTAACCCCATAAATATAAAAATAATTCCTATTATTCTTCTCTTCAAGCATACCCCTCCCTAATAATTAACATATTTTTCAAATACAATTATATCATAGAAATTAAGTGCCATCGAGTTATAGGTAGAATTGTATATTATCTTTACAGAACGTTCATAATATTATCAATTAACATTTATATCCATATATGGTATGCTTATAATAAGGCTATTTAAATTGTTTTTTGGGGGCGGTGTTATGAAAAATAATATAATATGGGTTGATTTCACTGCAAAAATGAAAAGCAAGAGTGAACCTAAAGGTTTTTTTGCGGACATTATAAACAGTATAAAATCAAAACTTAAATCTTCGAAAAAATACAATCCTAAACCAAAACTTTTGGATAATAATCATAAGTCTATTTTATGAAAATAATAAACTCTCATAATCCATTTCAAAGGAAAATGAGAGTTTATTTTTATGTTCTAAAGATTACTGTTTCTTTACTAAACATATATCTGGCAAACAATACCGAACCTATTATATAAACAGCTATCCAACCAAAGGTTATTCCTATATGGCTATAGTTATATATTCCTGAAATAAATTCCTTCAAAAGGCAGGATACATTTGCAAGAGGAATGTGGAAGTAAAAGCTTTCAATATTTTTAGCATCAAGCATATAGGTAGCATAAGTCGGCACGAAAGATATCATCATAAGAGGGGATATATAAGTTTGTGCTTCCTTAAAGGAACGAGCATAAATGCTTATAGCAAGCTCTAGCGCCCCAAATACCATAGTGAGCAGCAGAGTAACTAATCCTATTAAAAGTATAATTGTTGTACCAATGTTGCCTGAAGCTCCTTCAAAAAGCCCGCCTTCTTGCCTCATAGCTATAAAAAGACCAGCCAACGAAGCTACTGATGTTAAAAGCCCCATTACAGTTATAGCAAAAAACTTTCCCCATAGGAGTGATAATCTTCCGGCTTGTGTCGTTAAAAGAGGTTCTAAGGTGCCTCTTTCCTTCTCCCCAGCACCAAGATCTACTGCTGCTCCCATTGGTCCTGCTACGCTGTAAATAACCAGCATAAGCGGCAGCATTAAAGATAACATAAACTTTCCAAATCCCTCTTCTTCCTTTACCGAAGTTTTCATTTCAACATTAACAGGATTTAAAATTTCTCCGCTTATATTTCTTTTTGATAGTCTTTGAGATACCACACCTTTTGAATAAGCATCTATAAAACCCTTAAGATTATTCATTGCAATTTGTGAAGCCTGACTTGAATTGTCATAAGTTATTTTAAGGCTTGCTAGAATTTCCTTTTCAATGCTTCCATCAAAATCCCTAGGAATCTCAAGAGCCGCTAGTATCTTTCCACTCTTGACGTCTTCGTCTATATTATCTGATTGTATGAGGTTTATATTCTTTTGAGTCTTGATAAACTCTGCTAAACTACTCTTCCCACTATTATCTACAATAGCTACCTTAAGATTATTTTCAACCTGCTTGGTTGTTTTATCCATGCTTTTTCCCATAACTAATGATAATACAGGAAACATTATAAGTGGGATAAGTATTCCGAGGATAAAGGTCTTTTTATCTCTAAATATATCCATAAGTTCTTTCTTAAAAACTATCCAACTGACTTTACTTCCCATAGCTATCACCTACTAACTGCATAAATATATCTTCCATGTTATCATTTCCATACTTTCTCTTTAAATCATCTACAGTTCCCTCTTCAAGTATCTTGCCTTTATGTATGATGACTATTCTATCGCAAAGTCTTTCTACCTCTGCCATGCTATGACTAGAAAATACTATGGCTTTATTATCTTCCTTGCATTTAATAATGAAATCCTGTACTATTCTTGCAGCGGTTACATCTAGTCCTGCTGTAGGCTCGTCAAACAGCATTATAGAAGGCTTATGAACTATAGACCTAGCTATTGCAACTTTCTGTTTCATGCCCCTTGAAAATTTCCCTACTCTTCTATCCATATATTCACTCATGTCCAAAACCTTAACTAAATAAGCTATGCTTTCATTAATTTCAGCCCTTTTCATGCCATTAAGCTCCGCGAAGTATCTTATGTTCTCTCTTGCTGTAAGTCTGTCATAAAGACCAACTTCACCTCCGAAGAGAATTCCGATTTCCCCTCTAACCTTGCTTTGATCTTTGGTTATATCATAACCATTTATAATAGCTGTACCTTCTGTAGGCTTAAGCATTGTAGCTATCATTCTTAGGGTTGTAGTCTTTCCAGCTCCATTTTCTCCTAGCAATCCAACTATTTCGCCCTTGTGTACCTTGAAACTTATACTGTCTACTGCTTTAATATTTTTAAAGTTCTTGCTTAAATTTAAAATCTCGACCAAGCTATTACCACCTTTTCTATAAATTAAGAATAAATGTCAGAAAATTCTATGTGAATTCTCTCAACCTTTCCATGAGGAATATCCAATGTTGCTGCCACTTCATCATAGGCAACAGTTCTTGAAGGAAGTTCAACTATAAATTCGCTTCCCTCACCATATATGCTTTCCACAGATATCTCTCCTCCATGAAGCTCAACAAGAGACTTAACAAGATTGAGCCCAATTCCACTGCCCTCAGTGTTACGAGTAAGGGATTTATCAACTTGCCTGAATCTATCGAATATAAGTTCCAATTTATCTTCTGGAATACCTATACCTGTATCCTTAACAGAAATTAATATAAACTCTCCTCTATCATAAATATTAACAGCGACTTTTCCTCCTGCGGGTGTAAATTTGACCGCGTTTGAGAGCAGGTTAAGCATTATTCTTTCAATCATATCAGCATCGCAAGCCAAGTGCTTTTCTTCTACCTCTGTATCAAATTCAATTTTTAAGTCCTTGCTTTCAATATATTGTGCAACTGACAAAGTTATGTCTTCTACAATGTTTATTATATTATGATTACAAAGATTAAGTTTTAAGAATCCCGAGTCCAGTTTAGTTAAATCAATCAGGTTATTAACAAGCCTCAACATTCTATAGCAATTTTGTCTCATACTTTTTGAATACTTGGATATATTTGCTTTATTTTCTAATACAGAATTGCTTTCAGAGTAATATTCGATAAGCTGTACAGCTCCAAATATTACATTTAGCGGAGTCCTAAGTTCATGAGAGATATTAGCCATAAACTCATTCTTTATTCTATCGTATTCAATAGCTTCCTTTAAAGCCTTATCTTTTTCTTCAGCTTTTTTCCTTTCGCTTATGTCTCCTAACACAACCAAACCTGCTGGTTTGTCTTTGAATACATACGGAACAGCCTTTGTTTCAACAAATATCTCATCACCATCGCTAGAAATCACTTTAATCTCATCTATATCCCCTTCAATGCTGTTATATACATCTTGTATTCTCCTTCTTGATACAGCTCGATAATCTGGATGTATAAACTCTAATATATCTTTATCTAATGCATCTTTATAATTTTCCAATTTAAAAAGTGATAAGGCAGCATTGTTTAAGTACACTATTTTTTCTTCACAATGAGTTATTATTGCATAAGGAAGAAAATCTAAGAGTTCCTGATATCTTCTTTTACTTTCCCTAAGCTTCTCTTCAACAGCCTTGCGCTCATTTATTTCTCCATTTAGCTTCTGATTAATCTTCATAAGAAGTCTCGTTTTAATTTCTAAACTGCTATTTATTTCAGTAAGCTTATAAAACAGCACATTGTATGGATTTTCTAAAGTAGTTTGAACTATTGCCTTATAAAGCAGATAGTAACTTATAAGCTTTAGTATATGCCCCGTAATTCCGATAAAATCTCCATAATACTTATAAAAAATAAAACATAATTCTGATGCAGTAAGAATACCTATTGAAGATATTAAAAATAGAGATATATTTTCATGAATCTTTTTCTTGTTTTTATAAAGAACTAAAACCACTAACATAAAAGTTAAGCATATAAAAATTTCGCTAATATATTTAAAACTAGCCCACCTTCCATAGACTGTATAAACCTTTGGAAATATTCTTAAGTTAAATATTGAAACAAACATCATAATTGATAAGGCATAGCAAATTCTTAAAAGGTTTGTAAGCTTGACAGGTTTGTTTTCTCTATTTATAAGCAGGCAAAATACTAAAAACGAAAATGCTTGTATCCATCTTGCAACTATTCTGAATTGTATTGTAACATCTCTAGACACTGCAGATATTAGATTCATTCCATCATAGGTTATTAAGTGCATAAAATCGAATATACTGGCAATAACAAAACATATTCCTAAAAAAATAAAATAATTGTTCTGTGATACCTTATGGGTATTTTTCGTTATTATAAATATACTACAACCAATAATAATACACGCTGTTTCATATACCAAATGAAATAGCGTATAGTTAATATAGCTTAAATAGTATGAACCAATTAAAACTAAAACTATAAACAAGCTGTTCTTTATCAAAGTTCCCTTATCAGAAAATCTATTCAAATTAGCCCACCTTTACCCTTCCTATAGACTATCCATAGCAATATATAAAATTACATTATTTGCCTTTATTTCATTTCCCCATAAATATATTCTACAATTACCTAATAATTCCTTCACATAAAACGGCTTAATGACAGCATTTGTACTCAAAATCGTTCCTTATATTTCTTCTTTTATCGACCGCTTTAGATAAATGTATTCTTCTCAGAATTTATGATAAAATAAAACTAATTAACTTATTGAAAGGAGAACTTTTATGAGAATTGGAATGGGCTATGATGTTCATAGATTAGTAGAAGGGCGAAAACTTATTATGGGAGGAATACACATTCCTTATGAAAAAGGTCTGCTTGGCCATTCAGACGCAGATGTACTGCTTCACGCAATAATGGACAGCCTTTTAGGGGCAGCTGCTCTTGGGGATATAGGAAAGCATTTCCCAGATACTGATGAATCTTATAAAGGAATATCAAGCATATTGCTTTTAAAGGAAGTTGGAAAGCTTATTAA
The genomic region above belongs to Clostridium swellfunianum and contains:
- a CDS encoding class D sortase yields the protein MKRRIIGIIFIFMGLSIIGSALFMRYSANRQQQAMLEAFEKTIQKVDEDLGNENAQSSEIEASPNAKPPSEDVNAAIGIIKIPKIDLKVAVGEGIDNNTLKYAVGHFEGTAMPGEKGNFAVAGHRSYTYSEYFNRLDELNIGDDITVKTKKGEFTYRVYEKKVVEPTEVSVLDKTKDATITLVTCTPIRVATHRLIIKGKLQ
- the ispF gene encoding 2-C-methyl-D-erythritol 2,4-cyclodiphosphate synthase; this encodes MRIGMGYDVHRLVEGRKLIMGGIHIPYEKGLLGHSDADVLLHAIMDSLLGAAALGDIGKHFPDTDESYKGISSILLLKEVGKLIKEKGFKIQNIDSTIIAQKPKMAPHIPAMVRNIAEVLGVSEDKINVKATTEEGLGFTGRGEGISSQSICLLD
- a CDS encoding ABC transporter ATP-binding protein; amino-acid sequence: MVEILNLSKNFKNIKAVDSISFKVHKGEIVGLLGENGAGKTTTLRMIATMLKPTEGTAIINGYDITKDQSKVRGEIGILFGGEVGLYDRLTARENIRYFAELNGMKRAEINESIAYLVKVLDMSEYMDRRVGKFSRGMKQKVAIARSIVHKPSIMLFDEPTAGLDVTAARIVQDFIIKCKEDNKAIVFSSHSMAEVERLCDRIVIIHKGKILEEGTVDDLKRKYGNDNMEDIFMQLVGDSYGK
- a CDS encoding ABC transporter permease produces the protein MGSKVSWIVFKKELMDIFRDKKTFILGILIPLIMFPVLSLVMGKSMDKTTKQVENNLKVAIVDNSGKSSLAEFIKTQKNINLIQSDNIDEDVKSGKILAALEIPRDFDGSIEKEILASLKITYDNSSQASQIAMNNLKGFIDAYSKGVVSQRLSKRNISGEILNPVNVEMKTSVKEEEGFGKFMLSLMLPLMLVIYSVAGPMGAAVDLGAGEKERGTLEPLLTTQAGRLSLLWGKFFAITVMGLLTSVASLAGLFIAMRQEGGLFEGASGNIGTTIILLIGLVTLLLTMVFGALELAISIYARSFKEAQTYISPLMMISFVPTYATYMLDAKNIESFYFHIPLANVSCLLKEFISGIYNYSHIGITFGWIAVYIIGSVLFARYMFSKETVIFRT
- a CDS encoding sensor histidine kinase, yielding MNRFSDKGTLIKNSLFIVLVLIGSYYLSYINYTLFHLVYETACIIIGCSIFIITKNTHKVSQNNYFIFLGICFVIASIFDFMHLITYDGMNLISAVSRDVTIQFRIVARWIQAFSFLVFCLLINRENKPVKLTNLLRICYALSIMMFVSIFNLRIFPKVYTVYGRWASFKYISEIFICLTFMLVVLVLYKNKKKIHENISLFLISSIGILTASELCFIFYKYYGDFIGITGHILKLISYYLLYKAIVQTTLENPYNVLFYKLTEINSSLEIKTRLLMKINQKLNGEINERKAVEEKLRESKRRYQELLDFLPYAIITHCEEKIVYLNNAALSLFKLENYKDALDKDILEFIHPDYRAVSRRRIQDVYNSIEGDIDEIKVISSDGDEIFVETKAVPYVFKDKPAGLVVLGDISERKKAEEKDKALKEAIEYDRIKNEFMANISHELRTPLNVIFGAVQLIEYYSESNSVLENKANISKYSKSMRQNCYRMLRLVNNLIDLTKLDSGFLKLNLCNHNIINIVEDITLSVAQYIESKDLKIEFDTEVEEKHLACDADMIERIMLNLLSNAVKFTPAGGKVAVNIYDRGEFILISVKDTGIGIPEDKLELIFDRFRQVDKSLTRNTEGSGIGLNLVKSLVELHGGEISVESIYGEGSEFIVELPSRTVAYDEVAATLDIPHGKVERIHIEFSDIYS